The proteins below come from a single Salvelinus alpinus chromosome 18, SLU_Salpinus.1, whole genome shotgun sequence genomic window:
- the LOC139543496 gene encoding uncharacterized protein isoform X2 — translation MEMFPSERKMDRNDERIKRALRRRPYVLKPVRVITPDSVLWPTGKVHRRPKPSTSVQTPQIHKRPPIIVSYGRDQTSGDGWSVNPEPLSQSGRVTRLIERKNDDVISSSSSDDFSIYSFTDCESECDDEDHERRTPPLKVENGKVTKLDVRDMDEDDDMSLHSFDESDFLSPGKVSGPVSVKNGLSPLVTSAQRTLAEALRATALAWLPSPT, via the exons ATGGAAATGTTTCCCTCAGAAAGAAAGATGGATCGTAATGATGAGAGAATAAAAAGAGCTTTAAGACGCCGCCCTTATGTG TTGAAACCAGTGAGGGTGATCACCCCTGATTCCGTGTTGTGGCCAACCGGCAAGGTGCACAGAAGGCCAAAGCCT TCTACTTCAGTGCAGACCCCTCAGATCCACAAAAGGCCT CCAATCATTGTGAGCTATGGGCGGGACCAAACATCTGGGGATGGATGGAGCGTCAATCCAGAGCCTCTCAGCCAG TCTGGAAGGGTGACTCGGCTGATAGAGAGAAAAAATGATGACGTGATCTCATCCTCCAGTTCGGATGACTTTTCGATCTACTCCTTCACTGACTGTGAATCGGAG TGTGATGATGAGGATCATGAAAGGAGGACACCACCGCTGAAAGTTGAGAATGGAAAGGTGACAAAGCTTGACGTGAGGGATATGGACGAGGATGATGATATGTCTCTCCACTCCTTCGATGAGTCAGACTTCCTG AGTCCAGGGAAGGTCTCAGGTCCTGTATCTGTCAAGAATGGCCTCTCTCCTCTTGTGACCTCAGCACAACGGACCCTGGCTGAAGCCCTACGG GCCACAGCCCTCGCCTGGCTCCCATCACCAACCTGA